A region of Rhodospirillales bacterium DNA encodes the following proteins:
- a CDS encoding GNAT family N-acetyltransferase: MPLDKPTLEGRYVRLEPLGEKHRELVRPAAQDPKIWSLTTSAFGALFDPYFDAALARSDGEREIAFAVLLLGPRRHVGMTRFLAIEPAHRRLEIGSTWYNPTVWAGDVNPECKLLLMRHAFETLGYHRVELKTDARNQRSRDAISRLGATQEGVFRKHMVMADGHIRDSVWFSVIDTEWPDVRAGLERRLRY; the protein is encoded by the coding sequence ATGCCGTTGGACAAGCCCACCCTCGAGGGCCGCTACGTGCGGCTCGAACCGCTCGGCGAGAAGCACCGCGAACTGGTGCGTCCGGCCGCCCAGGATCCGAAGATCTGGTCGCTGACCACGTCGGCCTTCGGCGCCCTGTTCGACCCCTATTTCGACGCCGCGCTGGCGCGCAGCGACGGCGAGCGCGAGATCGCCTTCGCCGTGCTGCTGCTGGGGCCGCGACGCCACGTCGGCATGACGCGCTTCCTCGCGATCGAGCCGGCGCACCGCCGGCTGGAGATCGGCTCGACCTGGTACAACCCGACGGTCTGGGCCGGCGACGTCAACCCGGAATGCAAGCTGCTGCTGATGCGCCACGCCTTCGAGACGCTGGGGTACCACCGCGTCGAGCTGAAGACCGACGCCCGCAACCAGCGCAGCCGCGACGCCATCTCGCGGCTCGGCGCGACGCAGGAGGGCGTGTTCCGCAAGCATATGGTGATGGCCGACGGCCACATCCGCGACTCGGTCTGGTTCAGCGTCATCGACACCGAATGGCCCGACGTGCGCGCCGGGCTGGAACGGCGGCTGCGGTACTAG
- a CDS encoding FAD-dependent oxidoreductase gives MSDGIDLRERYDLVVVGAGPAGMAAASSSAGLGLSTIILDEQPSPGGQIYRAVTESPLRGDRRASALGASYWRGSDLARGLTASGATHVANATVWSVSRDADDGVREIAVSLNGRSRMLRAPAVILATGAQERPVPIPGWTLPGVMTAGAAQILLKTSALVPAGRAVLAGSGPLLWLLAAQLSRIGAAPATILDTTPPARASLWRDALAFAASPYIGEGLALMREVRAHIRPIRATALAVEGDAKVEAVRYRDASGVERRVEADTVLLHLGVVPNTNLARSIGCAHAWNDDNACFDAEVDPWGATSRPGIWVAGDGAGIAGAVAAAERGRLATLDVAHRLGRIDAAARDRQAVAPRAALERAVRGRRFLDRYFRPAPAFRAPDGDVTVCRCEEVRARDIIEAVAIGGTGPNQLKAYLRCGMGPCQGRMCGLTVTELIGRTRGVPTAEVGYYRLRAPVKPITVAELAAMPRSHAEMEAVDRG, from the coding sequence ATGAGTGACGGCATCGATCTGCGCGAGCGCTACGACCTGGTCGTCGTCGGTGCCGGTCCCGCCGGCATGGCGGCCGCGTCGTCGTCCGCCGGCCTCGGCTTGTCGACGATCATCCTCGACGAGCAACCGTCACCCGGCGGCCAGATCTACCGCGCCGTCACAGAGTCGCCCCTGCGCGGCGACCGGCGCGCCTCGGCGCTGGGCGCGTCGTATTGGCGGGGAAGCGACCTCGCGCGCGGTCTCACGGCGTCCGGTGCGACCCACGTCGCGAACGCCACGGTGTGGAGCGTGTCGCGCGACGCCGACGACGGCGTTCGGGAGATCGCCGTGTCCCTGAATGGCCGTTCGCGCATGCTGCGCGCGCCGGCGGTCATCCTGGCGACGGGCGCGCAGGAGCGGCCGGTGCCGATCCCCGGCTGGACACTGCCCGGCGTCATGACGGCGGGCGCCGCGCAGATCCTGCTGAAGACGTCGGCGCTGGTGCCGGCGGGACGCGCGGTGCTGGCCGGCTCCGGCCCGTTGCTCTGGCTGCTCGCGGCGCAGCTCTCGCGGATCGGCGCGGCGCCGGCGACGATCCTCGACACGACGCCCCCGGCCCGCGCGTCGCTGTGGCGCGACGCGTTGGCCTTCGCCGCCTCGCCCTACATCGGCGAAGGTCTCGCCCTGATGCGCGAGGTGCGCGCGCATATCCGCCCTATCCGCGCGACGGCATTGGCGGTGGAGGGCGACGCGAAGGTCGAGGCGGTCCGCTACCGCGACGCCTCCGGCGTCGAGCGCCGCGTCGAGGCCGACACCGTGCTGCTTCATCTGGGCGTCGTGCCGAACACCAATCTGGCGCGCTCGATCGGTTGCGCGCACGCGTGGAACGACGACAACGCATGCTTCGACGCCGAGGTCGACCCGTGGGGCGCGACGTCGCGGCCGGGAATCTGGGTCGCCGGCGACGGCGCCGGCATCGCCGGCGCCGTCGCCGCGGCGGAACGGGGCCGGCTGGCGACGCTGGACGTGGCGCACCGCCTCGGCCGGATCGACGCCGCCGCCCGTGACCGGCAAGCGGTCGCGCCGCGCGCGGCGCTGGAACGGGCGGTGCGCGGACGGCGGTTCCTCGACCGCTACTTCCGACCCGCCCCGGCGTTTCGCGCGCCCGACGGCGATGTCACCGTCTGCCGCTGCGAGGAGGTCCGCGCCCGCGACATCATCGAAGCGGTGGCCATCGGCGGCACCGGCCCGAACCAGCTCAAAGCCTATCTCCGGTGCGGCATGGGGCCCTGCCAAGGCCGGATGTGCGGGCTGACGGTCACCGAGCTGATCGGCCGGACACGTGGTGTTCCAACGGCGGAGGTCGGCTACTACCGCCTGCGAGCGCCCGTGAAGCCGATCACCGTGGCCGAGCTCGCCGCCATGCCGCGTAGCCACGCCGAAATGGAGGCTGTCGACCGGGGCTGA
- a CDS encoding glycosyltransferase family 2 protein: MTTDLPLVTALINTYNYARYLPFAINSVLAQTYPNIEIVVVDDGSTDHTSSVLAQYGERVRAIRTVNGGQGHAFNLGFTAARGELIMMLDADDMWLPEKVERMVEFASENPEAALMYHRHQNVDEKGNEIGTPQPLPLINGDYRNRFLRSGGTWWSPVTSVIALRADHVRKMLPLPTYAVREGADTVVTDCCVLTSKLASIPDALTLRLLHGSNLYAAGRDDMTYRTKAIREADVRRIEWRVFSLAQIMARFGQKLELDLERNGWRMINLYWLGRASFLKMARACLLSPEHSISWRWSRLKWVMATKKLYAGER, encoded by the coding sequence ATGACGACCGACCTGCCTCTCGTGACGGCGCTGATCAACACCTACAACTACGCCCGCTATCTGCCTTTCGCGATCAACAGCGTCCTCGCCCAGACGTATCCCAACATCGAGATCGTCGTCGTCGACGACGGCTCGACCGACCATACGTCGAGCGTCCTGGCGCAGTATGGCGAGCGGGTGCGCGCGATCCGCACGGTGAATGGCGGCCAGGGCCACGCCTTCAACCTCGGATTCACCGCCGCGCGCGGCGAGTTGATCATGATGCTCGACGCCGACGACATGTGGCTTCCGGAGAAGGTCGAGCGGATGGTCGAGTTCGCAAGCGAGAATCCCGAGGCGGCGCTGATGTACCACCGGCACCAGAACGTCGATGAGAAGGGCAACGAGATCGGCACGCCGCAGCCCCTGCCCCTGATCAACGGCGACTACCGGAATCGCTTCCTGCGTTCCGGCGGCACGTGGTGGAGTCCGGTCACGTCCGTGATCGCGCTGCGCGCCGACCATGTCCGCAAGATGCTGCCGCTGCCGACCTACGCGGTACGGGAGGGCGCCGACACCGTCGTCACCGACTGCTGCGTGCTGACGTCGAAGCTGGCGTCGATCCCCGACGCGCTCACCCTTCGTTTGCTGCACGGATCGAACCTCTATGCCGCCGGTCGCGACGACATGACCTACCGCACGAAGGCGATCCGCGAGGCCGACGTGCGGCGCATCGAATGGCGCGTGTTCTCGCTGGCGCAGATCATGGCCCGCTTCGGCCAGAAGCTCGAGCTCGACCTCGAGCGCAACGGCTGGCGGATGATCAACCTCTACTGGCTCGGCCGCGCTTCGTTCCTGAAGATGGCGCGCGCCTGCCTGCTGAGCCCGGAGCACTCCATCAGCTGGCGTTGGAGCCGGCTCAAATGGGTGATGGCGACCAAGAAGCTCTACGCCGGCGAGCGCTGA
- a CDS encoding DUF2927 domain-containing protein: MRFDFATSWRRLAGWAVVAALSAAGFASTGHASDRRGIVSLADAAKAFDDTALRVNSSAATEIARWTGPIYVAIADRGGLAGHAGEIEAAVRSMAAIARVPVERVSMDDPRRNIAVRATTGGNSGLPTCRSHINWNDAGQMVSVEVMVDLETPSRVTRCINHEVMHSFGFRAHPRGVVSVLSYSHTSQAALTELDRVLLETLYDARLQPNMSIATASVVGCGIIAEKIGASAGDVATVCANRGTKPAERVALSETRVTH, translated from the coding sequence ATGAGATTCGATTTCGCCACATCGTGGCGACGTCTGGCCGGATGGGCTGTCGTCGCCGCGCTATCGGCAGCGGGATTTGCGTCGACCGGCCACGCCAGTGACCGTCGCGGCATCGTGTCGCTTGCCGACGCGGCGAAGGCGTTCGACGACACCGCGCTGCGGGTGAACTCCTCGGCAGCGACCGAGATCGCGCGCTGGACCGGTCCCATCTACGTGGCGATCGCCGACCGCGGCGGGTTGGCCGGGCACGCCGGCGAGATCGAGGCCGCGGTCCGCTCGATGGCGGCGATCGCGCGCGTTCCCGTCGAACGCGTGTCGATGGACGATCCGCGGCGCAACATCGCCGTGCGCGCGACGACCGGCGGCAACTCCGGCTTGCCGACCTGCCGCTCGCACATCAACTGGAACGACGCGGGACAGATGGTCTCGGTCGAGGTCATGGTGGATCTGGAGACGCCGTCGAGAGTCACGCGCTGCATCAACCACGAAGTGATGCACAGCTTCGGATTCCGCGCCCACCCGCGTGGCGTCGTCAGCGTCCTCAGCTACAGCCACACGTCGCAGGCCGCGCTCACGGAGCTCGACCGCGTGCTGCTCGAGACGCTCTACGACGCGCGCCTGCAGCCGAACATGAGCATCGCCACGGCGTCGGTCGTCGGTTGCGGCATCATCGCCGAGAAGATCGGCGCCAGCGCCGGTGACGTCGCTACCGTCTGCGCCAACCGCGGCACCAAGCCGGCCGAACGCGTGGCGTTGTCCGAGACGCGCGTTACCCACTGA
- a CDS encoding (2Fe-2S)-binding protein: protein MFRRLPDLAPRAMVRVTIDGESVEAPATDSIAALLLTTGRAACRTSAVGGEPRGPYCLMGVCFDCLVEIDGVGNRQACMVRPLDGMAIRTMVGKREIGR from the coding sequence ATGTTCCGGCGGCTTCCTGATCTCGCGCCGCGCGCGATGGTCCGCGTGACGATCGACGGCGAATCCGTCGAGGCGCCGGCGACCGATTCCATCGCGGCGCTGCTGCTGACCACCGGTCGGGCGGCGTGCCGCACCAGCGCCGTCGGCGGCGAGCCGCGCGGTCCCTATTGCCTGATGGGCGTCTGCTTCGACTGCCTCGTCGAGATCGACGGCGTCGGCAACCGGCAGGCCTGCATGGTGCGTCCTCTCGACGGCATGGCCATCCGCACCATGGTCGGCAAGCGCGAGATCGGTCGATGA
- a CDS encoding GNAT family N-acetyltransferase — protein MTDHLEIVMDPLPPDGLARLINEGVDLHNVAITGVAEWYAANFFLRSRDGEWMGGLLGGIWGGWLHVRSLWVASAARGKGHGGRLLDAAEAFAITRGCGASTLETHNPLALRFYERRGYVEFGRLTDYPPGHVKVYLRKTLPPAPPSSVGR, from the coding sequence GTGACCGACCACCTCGAAATCGTCATGGATCCGCTGCCGCCCGACGGTCTGGCGCGGCTGATCAACGAGGGTGTCGACCTCCACAACGTCGCGATCACCGGCGTCGCGGAATGGTACGCCGCCAATTTCTTCCTCCGGAGCCGCGATGGCGAATGGATGGGCGGCCTTCTGGGTGGCATCTGGGGCGGCTGGCTGCACGTCCGGTCGCTCTGGGTCGCGTCGGCGGCGCGCGGCAAGGGACATGGCGGCCGGCTGCTCGACGCCGCCGAGGCGTTCGCGATCACCCGCGGCTGCGGCGCGAGCACGCTCGAAACGCACAACCCCTTGGCGTTGCGGTTCTACGAGCGGCGCGGCTATGTCGAGTTCGGGCGGTTGACCGACTATCCGCCGGGCCACGTGAAAGTATATCTGCGAAAGACGCTGCCGCCGGCGCCGCCCTCTTCCGTCGGGCGGTGA
- a CDS encoding radical SAM protein: MSKTFCAMPFQHICVGPEGTARVCCMTGELVSEHGAPMSLNVNSMDEIWNSAYMRDIRRGMLKGERISACEVCYGSEEASGQSYRTTTGLAPLDGPVESAESMAKYGASAGYRVDERPGFIKMEISNLCNLKCRMCYGGASSQIERDPVHNRWSGGIEPLHAVWRGETARLGPEPRIGVRVSGLLPHESYDGGIRRWTDGHATLSVPVRRGTRLKSLDVTFCRSGALGQNWRIFVCGRPMARGVAAETVSRVSIDLRGFDAGEELTVEIVSDRVVQAAGERERGVALRDIDLSREAPVEAIQPPRPQHLSPRLATEGPWYVDDRKVFDDVLKSAGSLKRLYFTGGEPLINDRVAEILQHLVDTGDAAHVHLELSTNCTSVDPRFIERIKKFHRVEMLLSLDSVGATYEYIRYPARWSVIEANVRRLKYEHGLICKVPPVVQVYNVLGLVDLYRFCDEHEMEVIMNILCLPDRLAISHLPPKVRAAAAAKLFAYHDADCRPRNKPSVLSLANHLKSMETPLDRKVMRELMLFTNDLDATRGQSFRETHAEMVALLAEDGFEWTDETM, translated from the coding sequence ATGTCGAAGACCTTCTGCGCGATGCCCTTCCAGCATATCTGCGTCGGCCCCGAAGGCACGGCGCGCGTCTGCTGCATGACCGGCGAGCTCGTGTCGGAACACGGCGCGCCGATGTCGCTGAACGTCAACTCGATGGACGAGATCTGGAACTCCGCCTACATGCGCGACATCCGCCGCGGCATGTTGAAGGGCGAGCGCATTTCCGCCTGCGAGGTCTGCTACGGCAGCGAGGAAGCCAGCGGCCAGAGCTACCGCACCACGACTGGCTTGGCGCCGCTGGACGGCCCTGTGGAGTCGGCGGAGTCGATGGCCAAGTACGGCGCCTCGGCCGGGTACCGCGTCGATGAGCGGCCGGGCTTCATCAAGATGGAGATCAGCAACCTCTGCAATTTGAAGTGCCGAATGTGCTACGGTGGCGCCAGTTCGCAGATCGAACGCGATCCGGTGCACAACCGCTGGAGCGGCGGCATCGAGCCGCTGCACGCGGTGTGGCGCGGCGAGACCGCGCGGCTCGGCCCCGAGCCGCGCATCGGTGTCCGGGTGTCCGGCCTGCTGCCGCACGAATCATACGACGGCGGCATCCGCCGGTGGACCGACGGGCACGCCACGCTGAGCGTGCCAGTGCGCCGGGGGACCCGCCTCAAGTCGCTCGACGTCACGTTCTGCCGTTCGGGCGCCCTCGGCCAGAACTGGCGGATCTTCGTATGCGGCCGGCCGATGGCCCGCGGCGTGGCAGCCGAGACCGTGTCGCGCGTCTCGATCGACCTGCGCGGCTTCGACGCCGGCGAGGAACTGACCGTCGAGATCGTCAGCGACCGCGTAGTCCAGGCCGCCGGCGAGCGCGAACGCGGCGTGGCGCTGCGCGACATCGACCTGAGCCGCGAGGCGCCGGTCGAGGCGATCCAGCCGCCGCGGCCGCAGCACCTCTCGCCGCGGTTGGCGACGGAGGGGCCCTGGTACGTGGACGACCGCAAGGTTTTCGACGACGTGCTCAAGTCCGCTGGCTCGCTCAAGCGGCTGTACTTCACCGGCGGCGAGCCGCTCATCAACGACCGCGTCGCGGAGATCCTCCAGCACCTCGTCGACACCGGCGATGCCGCGCACGTGCACCTCGAGCTGTCGACCAACTGCACGAGCGTCGACCCGCGCTTCATCGAGCGGATCAAGAAGTTCCACCGGGTCGAGATGCTGCTGAGCCTCGACTCCGTCGGCGCGACCTACGAGTACATCCGCTATCCCGCGCGCTGGAGCGTCATCGAGGCCAACGTGCGGCGGCTGAAGTACGAGCACGGACTGATCTGCAAGGTGCCGCCGGTGGTGCAGGTCTACAACGTGCTCGGGCTCGTCGACCTCTACCGCTTCTGCGACGAGCACGAGATGGAAGTCATCATGAACATCCTGTGCCTGCCGGACAGGCTGGCGATCAGCCATCTGCCGCCGAAGGTGCGCGCGGCGGCGGCGGCCAAGCTGTTCGCCTACCACGACGCGGACTGCCGGCCGCGCAACAAGCCCTCTGTTCTCTCGCTGGCCAACCACCTGAAGTCGATGGAGACGCCGCTCGACCGCAAGGTCATGCGCGAGCTGATGCTGTTCACGAACGATCTCGACGCGACGCGCGGCCAGAGCTTCCGCGAGACGCACGCCGAGATGGTGGCGCTACTCGCCGAGGACGGCTTCGAATGGACCGACGAGACGATGTAG
- a CDS encoding ABC transporter permease, which translates to MAMVSLCVLAALLGLALLAPALAAWRGVDPTATDLLARFEPPSARYWLGTDDLGRDVFQRLLDGGRVSLLVAVAAAALSAALGAVVGVVAGFVGGRVDALLMRLTDGVIALPLLPLLIVLAAVDVRKLGFSDELAQSDTLSLYRIVLIVALTGWTTVARLVRAETLSLKARDFVRAAGALGATPVRIMFRHILPNSASPIVVATTLSVGGIVLFESVLSFLGLGVQAPHASWGNMLTGAQELVWSAPALALWPGLLIFITVIAFNFVGDGLQDALDPRASRD; encoded by the coding sequence ATGGCGATGGTGTCGCTGTGCGTCCTCGCCGCCCTTCTGGGGCTCGCGCTGCTTGCGCCGGCGCTGGCGGCGTGGCGCGGTGTGGATCCGACCGCGACCGACCTGCTGGCGCGCTTCGAGCCGCCCTCGGCGCGGTACTGGCTGGGCACCGACGATCTCGGCCGCGACGTGTTCCAGCGCCTGCTCGACGGCGGCCGCGTGTCCCTGCTGGTGGCGGTCGCCGCCGCCGCGCTGTCGGCGGCGCTCGGCGCGGTGGTCGGCGTGGTCGCGGGCTTCGTCGGCGGCCGCGTCGACGCCCTGTTGATGCGGCTCACCGACGGCGTCATCGCCCTGCCGCTGCTGCCGCTGCTGATCGTGCTGGCGGCGGTCGACGTGCGGAAGCTCGGCTTCTCCGACGAACTGGCGCAATCCGACACGCTCTCGCTCTACCGCATCGTGCTGATCGTGGCGCTGACCGGCTGGACGACGGTGGCGCGGCTGGTGCGCGCCGAGACGCTGTCGTTGAAAGCGCGCGATTTCGTGCGGGCGGCCGGCGCGCTCGGCGCCACGCCGGTCCGCATCATGTTCCGCCACATCCTGCCCAACTCCGCCTCGCCGATCGTCGTCGCCACGACCCTGTCGGTCGGCGGCATCGTGCTGTTCGAATCCGTGCTGAGCTTCCTCGGCCTCGGCGTCCAGGCGCCGCACGCCTCGTGGGGCAACATGCTGACAGGCGCGCAGGAGCTGGTGTGGAGCGCGCCCGCCCTGGCGCTGTGGCCCGGCCTGTTGATCTTCATCACCGTCATCGCCTTCAACTTCGTCGGAGACGGCCTGCAGGATGCGCTCGATCCGCGCGCCAGCCGCGACTGA
- a CDS encoding peptide ABC transporter substrate-binding protein, whose protein sequence is MRFVTAAVFTAMLTAGALERPAAAKDELVVGMTQYPSSFHPNIGSMLAKSLVENMTTRPLTAWDPDWKLVCLLCVELPTLENGGARTEEYEPGKTGVAVTYTLREGVKWGDGTPVTTRDVAFAVDVGRHPMSGVTSAEAYRRIRKLDIRDDRTFTLHVDRVTFDYNSVGDLRLLPAHVDRVVFEAAPTEYRNKSKYETETTNPALWFGPYRIAKVVPGASIELERNPVWPGKAPHFKRIVFRIIENTSALEANLLSGSVDYILGELGLSLDQGLAFEKRHKDRFDIVFKPALIYEHADVNLENPLLADVRVRRALLLGIDREAISQRLFEAKQPVAHGGVSQLDPMFSPDARRYAYDPSAAAKLLDEAGFTQMRGGVRHNAKGEKLSIELATTAGNRVREQVQQVLQSQWKRIGIEVRLKADPPRVFFAPENRKNYTGLSMYAWVSAPNGVPRSTLHSEEIPTAANSWRGQNYPGYRNPEMDRTLDAMERELDPVKRKALSAEMQRIHAEDLPVLPLFFRSDVYIFPKALKGVRPTGHLNSSTLWVEDWRWEP, encoded by the coding sequence ATGCGTTTCGTCACGGCGGCGGTGTTCACCGCCATGCTCACCGCCGGCGCCCTGGAACGTCCAGCGGCGGCCAAGGACGAGCTGGTCGTCGGCATGACCCAGTACCCCTCCTCGTTCCATCCGAACATCGGCTCGATGCTGGCCAAGTCGCTGGTCGAGAACATGACGACGCGGCCGCTGACGGCGTGGGACCCGGACTGGAAGCTGGTGTGCCTGTTGTGCGTCGAGCTGCCCACGCTCGAGAACGGCGGCGCCCGGACCGAGGAATACGAGCCAGGCAAGACCGGCGTCGCGGTGACCTATACGCTGCGCGAGGGCGTGAAATGGGGCGACGGCACGCCGGTCACGACCAGGGACGTCGCCTTCGCGGTCGATGTCGGCCGCCATCCGATGTCGGGCGTCACCTCGGCCGAGGCCTACCGGCGCATACGCAAGCTCGACATCCGCGACGACCGCACCTTCACGCTGCACGTCGACCGGGTGACCTTCGACTACAACAGCGTCGGCGACCTGCGCCTGCTACCGGCCCACGTGGACCGCGTGGTGTTCGAGGCGGCGCCAACGGAATACCGCAACAAGTCGAAATACGAGACCGAGACGACCAACCCGGCGCTGTGGTTCGGGCCGTACCGGATCGCCAAGGTCGTGCCGGGCGCGTCGATCGAACTGGAGCGCAATCCCGTCTGGCCGGGCAAGGCGCCGCACTTCAAGCGCATCGTTTTCCGCATCATCGAGAACACGTCGGCGCTCGAGGCCAACCTGCTGTCGGGCTCGGTCGACTACATCCTGGGCGAGCTCGGCCTGTCGCTCGACCAGGGGCTGGCGTTCGAGAAGCGCCACAAGGACCGCTTCGACATCGTGTTCAAGCCGGCGTTGATCTACGAACATGCCGACGTGAATCTGGAGAACCCCCTGCTGGCCGACGTCCGCGTGCGCCGGGCGCTGCTGCTGGGCATCGACCGCGAGGCGATCTCGCAGCGTCTGTTCGAGGCGAAGCAGCCGGTCGCGCATGGCGGCGTGTCGCAGCTCGATCCGATGTTCAGTCCGGACGCGCGGCGCTACGCCTACGACCCCTCGGCCGCCGCGAAGCTGCTCGACGAGGCCGGATTCACGCAGATGCGCGGCGGCGTGCGCCACAACGCCAAGGGCGAGAAACTCTCGATCGAGCTCGCCACCACCGCCGGCAACCGCGTGCGCGAGCAGGTCCAGCAGGTGCTGCAGAGCCAGTGGAAGCGCATCGGGATCGAGGTCCGTCTCAAGGCCGATCCGCCCCGCGTGTTCTTCGCGCCCGAGAACCGCAAGAACTACACCGGGCTGTCGATGTACGCCTGGGTGTCGGCGCCCAACGGCGTGCCGCGCTCGACGCTGCATTCCGAGGAGATCCCCACCGCCGCCAATTCGTGGCGCGGCCAGAACTATCCGGGCTACCGCAACCCCGAGATGGACCGGACCCTCGACGCGATGGAGCGCGAGCTCGATCCGGTGAAGCGCAAGGCGCTGTCCGCCGAGATGCAGCGCATCCACGCCGAGGATCTGCCGGTGCTGCCGCTGTTCTTCCGCAGCGACGTCTACATCTTCCCGAAGGCGCTCAAGGGCGTGCGGCCGACCGGACATCTGAACTCCTCCACCCTCTGGGTCGAGGACTGGCGCTGGGAGCCGTAA
- a CDS encoding orotate phosphoribosyltransferase, with the protein MAAKKKKVSAKTAPAKKPAKKIVAKPAARAKAPAAKPAKSAPKVSAAAQAAARDVSRLLIEIKAVHCRPEQPYIFTSGRASPVYIDCRKIISFPEARAKIMAHAHKVIGDAIGWSKIDVVAGGETAGIPFSAFIAQTAKKPMIYVRKQPKGFGRMAQIEGELKPGQRVLLVEDLATDGGSKIMFIEALRKAEAKVTDCFVVFHYGIFPQSVDTLSVMGVKLHQLATWWDVLAAAERGKYFDAKGLAETRGFLEAPDAWSAAHGGAGPKPGQVRMPSIAGGAR; encoded by the coding sequence ATGGCGGCGAAGAAAAAGAAGGTCTCCGCGAAGACTGCGCCGGCCAAAAAGCCGGCCAAGAAGATCGTGGCCAAACCGGCCGCGCGGGCGAAGGCGCCTGCGGCGAAGCCGGCCAAGAGCGCGCCCAAGGTCAGCGCCGCCGCGCAGGCCGCCGCCCGCGACGTGTCGCGCCTGCTCATCGAGATCAAGGCGGTCCACTGCCGCCCCGAGCAGCCGTATATCTTCACGTCCGGCCGCGCCAGCCCCGTCTACATCGACTGCCGCAAGATCATCTCGTTCCCCGAGGCGCGCGCCAAGATCATGGCGCACGCCCACAAGGTGATCGGCGACGCCATCGGCTGGTCCAAGATCGACGTCGTCGCCGGCGGGGAGACGGCCGGCATCCCTTTTTCGGCCTTCATCGCCCAGACCGCGAAGAAGCCGATGATCTACGTCCGCAAGCAGCCGAAGGGCTTCGGCCGGATGGCGCAGATCGAAGGCGAGCTGAAGCCCGGCCAGCGCGTGCTGCTGGTCGAGGATCTCGCCACCGACGGCGGTAGCAAGATCATGTTCATCGAGGCGCTGCGCAAGGCGGAGGCCAAGGTGACGGACTGCTTCGTGGTGTTCCACTACGGCATCTTCCCGCAGAGTGTCGACACGCTGAGCGTGATGGGCGTCAAGCTGCACCAGCTCGCGACGTGGTGGGACGTGCTGGCGGCGGCGGAGCGCGGCAAATACTTCGACGCCAAGGGCCTCGCGGAGACGCGCGGCTTCCTCGAAGCGCCCGACGCCTGGTCGGCGGCGCATGGCGGCGCGGGCCCCAAGCCGGGCCAGGTGCGCATGCCCAGCATCGCCGGCGGGGCGCGGTAG
- a CDS encoding ABC transporter permease codes for MTRFLLGRVAEMLAVLLAMSAVVFALIGLMPGDPVDLLAAGDPKMTSEDAARLRALYGLDRPVWARYLSWLGAALGGDLGFSRSFARPVLDVLLPRLADTALLVGLALVVSAAIALPLGVHAARHPRSAADYGVNLLCFAGISVPPFWLALMLIVLFSVVLRWLPASGVGEGPWQHARHLVLPLTVLVVTHVGQYTRFVRAATIEVLRQDYIRTARAKGLSERDVVRRHALRGALAPVFTIIALSFGGLFSGALITETMFARPGMGKAIYDAILGSDYNLALVGLLLATAATLVGSLLADIGYAWLDPRVRLGGTS; via the coding sequence ATGACCCGATTTCTCCTCGGACGCGTCGCCGAGATGCTGGCCGTCCTGCTGGCGATGAGCGCCGTGGTTTTCGCGCTGATCGGGCTGATGCCCGGTGATCCGGTCGATCTCCTGGCCGCCGGTGATCCCAAGATGACGAGCGAGGACGCCGCCCGGCTGCGCGCGCTCTACGGCCTCGACCGGCCGGTCTGGGCGCGCTACCTGAGCTGGCTCGGCGCCGCGCTGGGCGGCGATCTCGGCTTCTCGCGCTCCTTCGCGCGGCCGGTGCTCGACGTGCTGCTGCCGCGCCTGGCCGACACCGCGCTGCTGGTCGGCCTGGCGCTGGTCGTGTCGGCGGCGATCGCGCTGCCGCTGGGCGTCCACGCCGCCCGCCACCCCCGCTCCGCCGCCGACTACGGCGTCAACCTGCTGTGCTTCGCCGGAATCTCCGTGCCGCCGTTCTGGCTGGCGCTGATGCTGATCGTGCTGTTCTCCGTCGTGCTGCGGTGGCTGCCCGCCAGCGGCGTCGGCGAAGGACCGTGGCAGCACGCCCGCCATCTCGTCCTGCCGTTGACCGTGCTGGTCGTCACCCATGTCGGCCAGTACACGCGCTTCGTGCGCGCCGCCACCATCGAGGTCCTACGCCAGGACTACATCCGCACCGCCCGCGCAAAGGGGCTGTCGGAACGCGACGTCGTCCGCCGCCACGCCCTGCGCGGGGCGCTGGCGCCGGTGTTCACGATCATCGCGCTGTCGTTCGGCGGGCTGTTCTCGGGTGCGCTCATCACCGAGACGATGTTCGCGCGGCCGGGCATGGGCAAGGCGATCTACGACGCGATCCTCGGCAGCGACTACAACCTCGCGCTGGTCGGTCTGCTGCTGGCGACGGCGGCGACGCTGGTCGGCAGCCTGCTCGCGGACATCGGCTACGCGTGGCTCGATCCGCGCGTGCGGCTGGGCGGAACGTCGTGA